A window of the Equus asinus isolate D_3611 breed Donkey chromosome 20, EquAss-T2T_v2, whole genome shotgun sequence genome harbors these coding sequences:
- the YIPF2 gene encoding protein YIPF2 isoform X1: MAAADELAFHEFEEATNLLAETPEAATTSRSEQLTPQGHVAVAVGSGDSYGAEDEVEESDKTALLQEEKQQPGFWTFGYYQSFFDVDTWQVLDRIRGSLLPRPGHNFVRHRLRNRPDLYGPFWICATLAFVLAITGNLTLLLAQRRDPSIHYSPQFHKVTVAGVTIYCYAWLVPLALWGFLRWRQGVQERLGPYTFLETVCVYGYSLFVFIPTVVLWLIPVPWLQWLFGVLALALSAAGLVFTLWPVVREDTRLAAAVLLSVVVLLHALLALGCKFYFFQPLPPAHVAPPPRATALPPSILLPPTSPWSVATPDGRSLQAQHERTLLPALPTLRP; encoded by the exons ATGGCAGCTGCCGACGAGCTGGCCTTCCACG AGTTTGAGGAAGCCACCAATCTGCTGGCCGAGACTCCAGAGGCAGCCACCACCAGCAGAAGTGAGCAGCTGACTCCGCAGGGACACGTGGCTGTGGCCGTGGGCTCAGGGGACAGCTATGGAGCTGAGGACGAAGTGGAGGAGAGTGACAAGACCGCG CTCCtgcaggaggagaagcagcagcccgGCTTCTGGACCTTCGGCTACTATCAGAGCTTCTTTGACGTGGACACCTGGCAG GTCCTGGACCGGATCAGAGGCTCGCTGCTGCCCCGGCCTGGCCACAACTTTGTACGGCACCGTCTGCGGAATCGGCCGGACCTGTATG GCCCCTTCTGGATCTGTGCCACGCTGGCCTTCGTCCTGGCCATCACGGGCAACCTGACGCTGCTGCTGGCCCAGAGGAGGGACCCCTCCATCCACTACAGCCCCCAGTTCCATAAGG TGACCGTGGCGGGTGTCACCATCTACTGCTACGCCTGGCTCGTGCCGCTGGCGCTGTGGGGCTTCCTGCGGTGGCGCCAGGGCGTCCAGGAGCGCCTGGGGCCCTACACCTTCCTGGAGACCGTGTGCGTCTACGGCTACTCCCTCTTCGTCTTCATCCCCACCGTG GTCCTGTGGCTCATCCCTGTCCCGTGGCTGCAGTGGCTCTTCGGGGTGCTGGCTCTGGCCCTGTCAGCCGCCGGCCTGGTGTTCACCCTCTGGCCCGTCGTCCGCGAGGACACCCGGCTGGCGGCGGCCGTGCTGCTGTCTGTCGTCGTGCTGCTCCACGccctcctggccctggggtgTAAG ttttacttcttccagcCGCTGCCTCCGGCGCACGTGGCACCTCCACCCCGGGCCACGGCTCTGCCCCCAAGCATACTGCTGCCACCCACCTCACCATGGTCCGTGGCTACCCCGGATGGCCGGAGCTTGCAG GCCCAGCACGAAAGGACACTTCTGCCTGCCCTACCCACCCTCAGACCATGA
- the YIPF2 gene encoding protein YIPF2 isoform X4: MAAADELAFHEFEEATNLLAETPEAATTSRSEQLTPQGHVAVAVGSGDSYGAEDEVEESDKTAVLDRIRGSLLPRPGHNFVRHRLRNRPDLYGPFWICATLAFVLAITGNLTLLLAQRRDPSIHYSPQFHKVTVAGVTIYCYAWLVPLALWGFLRWRQGVQERLGPYTFLETVCVYGYSLFVFIPTVWLFGVLALALSAAGLVFTLWPVVREDTRLAAAVLLSVVVLLHALLALGCKFYFFQPLPPAHVAPPPRATALPPSILLPPTSPWSVATPDGRSLQAQHERTLLPALPTLRP, from the exons ATGGCAGCTGCCGACGAGCTGGCCTTCCACG AGTTTGAGGAAGCCACCAATCTGCTGGCCGAGACTCCAGAGGCAGCCACCACCAGCAGAAGTGAGCAGCTGACTCCGCAGGGACACGTGGCTGTGGCCGTGGGCTCAGGGGACAGCTATGGAGCTGAGGACGAAGTGGAGGAGAGTGACAAGACCGCG GTCCTGGACCGGATCAGAGGCTCGCTGCTGCCCCGGCCTGGCCACAACTTTGTACGGCACCGTCTGCGGAATCGGCCGGACCTGTATG GCCCCTTCTGGATCTGTGCCACGCTGGCCTTCGTCCTGGCCATCACGGGCAACCTGACGCTGCTGCTGGCCCAGAGGAGGGACCCCTCCATCCACTACAGCCCCCAGTTCCATAAGG TGACCGTGGCGGGTGTCACCATCTACTGCTACGCCTGGCTCGTGCCGCTGGCGCTGTGGGGCTTCCTGCGGTGGCGCCAGGGCGTCCAGGAGCGCCTGGGGCCCTACACCTTCCTGGAGACCGTGTGCGTCTACGGCTACTCCCTCTTCGTCTTCATCCCCACCGTG TGGCTCTTCGGGGTGCTGGCTCTGGCCCTGTCAGCCGCCGGCCTGGTGTTCACCCTCTGGCCCGTCGTCCGCGAGGACACCCGGCTGGCGGCGGCCGTGCTGCTGTCTGTCGTCGTGCTGCTCCACGccctcctggccctggggtgTAAG ttttacttcttccagcCGCTGCCTCCGGCGCACGTGGCACCTCCACCCCGGGCCACGGCTCTGCCCCCAAGCATACTGCTGCCACCCACCTCACCATGGTCCGTGGCTACCCCGGATGGCCGGAGCTTGCAG GCCCAGCACGAAAGGACACTTCTGCCTGCCCTACCCACCCTCAGACCATGA
- the YIPF2 gene encoding protein YIPF2 isoform X2, whose translation MAAADELAFHEFEEATNLLAETPEAATTSRSEQLTPQGHVAVAVGSGDSYGAEDEVEESDKTALLQEEKQQPGFWTFGYYQSFFDVDTWQVLDRIRGSLLPRPGHNFVRHRLRNRPDLYGPFWICATLAFVLAITGNLTLLLAQRRDPSIHYSPQFHKVTVAGVTIYCYAWLVPLALWGFLRWRQGVQERLGPYTFLETVCVYGYSLFVFIPTVWLFGVLALALSAAGLVFTLWPVVREDTRLAAAVLLSVVVLLHALLALGCKFYFFQPLPPAHVAPPPRATALPPSILLPPTSPWSVATPDGRSLQAQHERTLLPALPTLRP comes from the exons ATGGCAGCTGCCGACGAGCTGGCCTTCCACG AGTTTGAGGAAGCCACCAATCTGCTGGCCGAGACTCCAGAGGCAGCCACCACCAGCAGAAGTGAGCAGCTGACTCCGCAGGGACACGTGGCTGTGGCCGTGGGCTCAGGGGACAGCTATGGAGCTGAGGACGAAGTGGAGGAGAGTGACAAGACCGCG CTCCtgcaggaggagaagcagcagcccgGCTTCTGGACCTTCGGCTACTATCAGAGCTTCTTTGACGTGGACACCTGGCAG GTCCTGGACCGGATCAGAGGCTCGCTGCTGCCCCGGCCTGGCCACAACTTTGTACGGCACCGTCTGCGGAATCGGCCGGACCTGTATG GCCCCTTCTGGATCTGTGCCACGCTGGCCTTCGTCCTGGCCATCACGGGCAACCTGACGCTGCTGCTGGCCCAGAGGAGGGACCCCTCCATCCACTACAGCCCCCAGTTCCATAAGG TGACCGTGGCGGGTGTCACCATCTACTGCTACGCCTGGCTCGTGCCGCTGGCGCTGTGGGGCTTCCTGCGGTGGCGCCAGGGCGTCCAGGAGCGCCTGGGGCCCTACACCTTCCTGGAGACCGTGTGCGTCTACGGCTACTCCCTCTTCGTCTTCATCCCCACCGTG TGGCTCTTCGGGGTGCTGGCTCTGGCCCTGTCAGCCGCCGGCCTGGTGTTCACCCTCTGGCCCGTCGTCCGCGAGGACACCCGGCTGGCGGCGGCCGTGCTGCTGTCTGTCGTCGTGCTGCTCCACGccctcctggccctggggtgTAAG ttttacttcttccagcCGCTGCCTCCGGCGCACGTGGCACCTCCACCCCGGGCCACGGCTCTGCCCCCAAGCATACTGCTGCCACCCACCTCACCATGGTCCGTGGCTACCCCGGATGGCCGGAGCTTGCAG GCCCAGCACGAAAGGACACTTCTGCCTGCCCTACCCACCCTCAGACCATGA
- the YIPF2 gene encoding protein YIPF2 isoform X3, which translates to MAAADELAFHEFEEATNLLAETPEAATTSRSEQLTPQGHVAVAVGSGDSYGAEDEVEESDKTAVLDRIRGSLLPRPGHNFVRHRLRNRPDLYGPFWICATLAFVLAITGNLTLLLAQRRDPSIHYSPQFHKVTVAGVTIYCYAWLVPLALWGFLRWRQGVQERLGPYTFLETVCVYGYSLFVFIPTVVLWLIPVPWLQWLFGVLALALSAAGLVFTLWPVVREDTRLAAAVLLSVVVLLHALLALGCKFYFFQPLPPAHVAPPPRATALPPSILLPPTSPWSVATPDGRSLQAQHERTLLPALPTLRP; encoded by the exons ATGGCAGCTGCCGACGAGCTGGCCTTCCACG AGTTTGAGGAAGCCACCAATCTGCTGGCCGAGACTCCAGAGGCAGCCACCACCAGCAGAAGTGAGCAGCTGACTCCGCAGGGACACGTGGCTGTGGCCGTGGGCTCAGGGGACAGCTATGGAGCTGAGGACGAAGTGGAGGAGAGTGACAAGACCGCG GTCCTGGACCGGATCAGAGGCTCGCTGCTGCCCCGGCCTGGCCACAACTTTGTACGGCACCGTCTGCGGAATCGGCCGGACCTGTATG GCCCCTTCTGGATCTGTGCCACGCTGGCCTTCGTCCTGGCCATCACGGGCAACCTGACGCTGCTGCTGGCCCAGAGGAGGGACCCCTCCATCCACTACAGCCCCCAGTTCCATAAGG TGACCGTGGCGGGTGTCACCATCTACTGCTACGCCTGGCTCGTGCCGCTGGCGCTGTGGGGCTTCCTGCGGTGGCGCCAGGGCGTCCAGGAGCGCCTGGGGCCCTACACCTTCCTGGAGACCGTGTGCGTCTACGGCTACTCCCTCTTCGTCTTCATCCCCACCGTG GTCCTGTGGCTCATCCCTGTCCCGTGGCTGCAGTGGCTCTTCGGGGTGCTGGCTCTGGCCCTGTCAGCCGCCGGCCTGGTGTTCACCCTCTGGCCCGTCGTCCGCGAGGACACCCGGCTGGCGGCGGCCGTGCTGCTGTCTGTCGTCGTGCTGCTCCACGccctcctggccctggggtgTAAG ttttacttcttccagcCGCTGCCTCCGGCGCACGTGGCACCTCCACCCCGGGCCACGGCTCTGCCCCCAAGCATACTGCTGCCACCCACCTCACCATGGTCCGTGGCTACCCCGGATGGCCGGAGCTTGCAG GCCCAGCACGAAAGGACACTTCTGCCTGCCCTACCCACCCTCAGACCATGA
- the TIMM29 gene encoding mitochondrial import inner membrane translocase subunit Tim29 yields the protein MATAALKRLWSRGRGEAGGTEAAKPGVWARLGAWARALLRDYAEACGDAAAAARARPVRAAAYAGLLGGAAACCALAPGEAAFEEALLDASGTLLLLAPATRNRASEAHVQRLLWLRGRGRLRHASLGLCSLVYEAPFDAQTSLYQARCRYLQPRWADFPARVLDVGFAGRWWVLGARMRDCDINDDEFLHLPVHLRVIGPQQLRSEANERLFDEKYRPVVLTDDQVDQALWEEQVLQKEKREQLALSQADSLLPPEGAR from the exons ATGGCGACGGCCGCTCTGAAGAGGTTGTGGTCCCGAGGCCGCGGGGAGGCGGGCGGCACTGAGGCCGCGAAGCCGGGCGTGTGGGCGCGGTTGG GCGCCTGGGCGCGCGCGCTGCTCCGGGACTACGCCGAGGCCTGCGGggacgcggcggcggcggcccgggccCGGCCGGTGCGCGCGGCCGCGTACGCAGGGCTGCTGGGCGGCGCGGCGGCCTGCTGCGCGCTGGCGCCGGGCGAGGCGGCCTTTGAGGAGGCGCTGCTCGACGCGTCGGGGACGCTGCTGCTCCTGGCGCCGGCCACGCGCAACCGCGCCTCGGAGGCGCACGTGCAGCGGCTGCTCTGGCTGCGGGGCCGCGGGCGCCTGCGCCACGCCAGCCTGGGCCTCTGCTCGCTGGTCTACGAGGCGCCCTTCGACGCCCAGACCAGCCTCTACCAGGCTCGCTGCCGCTACCTGCAGCCCCGCTGGGCCGACTTCCCCGCCCGGGTGCTGGACGTGGGCTTCGCGGGCCGCTGGTGGGTGCTCGGGGCCCGCATGCGCGACTGCGACATCAACGACGACGAGTTTCTCCACCTGCCGGTGCACCTGCGCGTCATCGGGCCCCAGCAGCTGCGCTCCGAGGCCAACGAGCGGCTCTTCGACGAGAAGTACAGGCCGGTGGTGCTCACGGACGATCAGGTGGACCAGGCGCTGTGGGAGGAGCAGGTCctgcagaaggagaagagggagcagCTTGCCCTGAGCCAGGCCGACTCGCTGCTGCCGCCGGAGGGCGCGAGATGA